In the Balaenoptera musculus isolate JJ_BM4_2016_0621 chromosome 2, mBalMus1.pri.v3, whole genome shotgun sequence genome, AGCCCTTGGAGCACCCTCTTCCTTACCCCCATGTCAGATCCTTTACAAAATCCTGTCTATTTTACTTCCTATATAGTTATCAGATATTCTGCTTCTCTCCAACTCTACCACCACTAGTCAAGCTACCTGTTGTACAGACTGCTTTAGCCTCAATTCTTAACCAGTGTTCTGCATCTGCTTTGTTTCCATCCCTTTTCCCCATCTGTTGTTCATAGTGCAGAcagagtgatcttttcaaaatgcagatctgggacttccctggtggtgcagtggttaagaatctgcctcccaatgcagggaacatgggtttgatccctggtccaggaagatcccacatgctggagcaactaagcccgtgtgccacaaatactgagcctgtgctctagagcccgtgagccacaactactgagcccgcgtgccaaaactactgaagcccgtgcacctagagcctgtgctctgcaacaagagaagccactgcgaggagaagcctgcacaccacaacgaagagcccccCACCCACCGCTCacgaaacaaaaaaaaaaaaaaaaaaagcatatctgTTCATGTCCCTTTCCTACTTAACAGCCTTCAATGTCTTCTCACTGTCAAGGTAAATACTAATTTTCTAGACACCTCAAACATGATCCTATGCTCTCTGCAGCTCCACCTCACATCTCTCCCCAAACTCTCTGCGCTCCAGTCACACTGACATTCTTTCAGGTTTTCCAGTGCCACGGGTCCCTTGCATTAAGCTGGTCTTTACACCTAGAAGGCTTCTCCTCCCCCTTAGTCAAGTTCTCCTCATCCTTCAGCTGTCAGCTCAAGCATATTTGCCTCAGAGAAGCTTTCCCTAACTCCTTGAACTGCTACTCAGAGTGTGAGTTACAGACCACCAGCAGCTGTAtaacctgggagcttgttagaaatgcagaatcgcAGCCCTTTGAgtcataatctgcattttaaccagatcCCTAGGTGTatgtacattaaagtttgagataCACTTCTCTAAGACATTTGATATCTAATAGGTACTTTATTCTCTAATTCCAGGTAAGGGCTGAAAAGGCATGTCCTATCAGTCTCAGCCAGGAGATCCATTCCCTCTTGTCTCCACTGAACGACACTTCTAATTTGTCTCCTCTGTTCAGAAATTTTCCAAATATGGGAAACTATTCTAATGCAATAAGCAGCCTCAcaccacttcccctcccccaactcatTTTAGCATCTCTTCAGGATTTACTTTTGGTGCTGTCACAGCCAACATTCCTTGGGGGTATGTTTGTGTCCTTGTGTCTGTCCTGGAATTATAATCCCTTTAACTTTCTGTGGTGCTGGGCtgtttacatgcattatcttgtTAGGGCCTCACAACAAGCCTGTGAGATCATTTTGCTCATCCTCATATTAAAGATGAAACCAGGACTTGGAGGGACTGACGGGATTTACCTGCAGACATATAGGTACATGGAAACTTGCACTGAGACCTCTGACTCTAATTCCAGGCTGATCTCTTGAAATTCTTTCTGGAAGGTGATGGAGGATGGCCCCTGTTACAAGTCTTCAACACCCGGGGTAAATTTTGGTGGCCTCAGAATCTGAAAATGAGTTTCCTTTTGAAAGTGAAATGAGAACAAAGAACCCAAATTGGAGGAGGCAAATGCATGGGGAAAGGGGCCAAGGGACTAAGACTGTGGCTGAATTTTGGGGGTGCTTCCAATCCAGAGTAGCATCTTGGGAAAGCACAGCTGAAGCAATGGATCTGTGGCTTGGACTACTTCCCTTGTGGTAAATGGCTGGAGTGATCCCCTATCTAAGCCATGGCCCATTAATTTCACCAAAGCCCTGTGGACTATGGACTTCCAACGCATTAAATTCACTGGCCCCTCAGCTCCTCTAAAAAATGGTGTGTCCAGAAGGACAGTCAGGAAGCCTGGAAAGGGGAGTTTAAGGGGCTAGACCTTCTTGGGTTAACTGAAGGGAGAGGGCGCCCAGGCCAGCAGCACTCTCCAGTTGGCCAGAGCTGTCCTATGGCACAAAGCTGAGGAGAGCTGGGGTGACCTCTTCAGCATGGCATCATGAAGGCTCTCTTGTGGCCACCCTCTCCACATGTGCACCTCTCTAATGACATcatttgacattggtcttggagGAGAGGCCTTGGCCAGAAATCAGGGCCTGCCTTCCTGGTATGCCGCGTCGCAGACTCTTCTTGGTTCTCTCATCCTCCGAGTCTCAGCACAGATACCACCTCCCCAACAATGCTGTCTGAAGTCTCCAATGGCCTCTCCCCTCATCTAGTTAGTCTGGCATATCACcctgtttatttccattaccaGCAACTGTCAACTTTGTGGCAGGTTTCTTTCTTTACTTACTTCTTTTAGCTGACTCGTTTATATCCAGCCCACCCCCATGATGTACCTTCAGAACTGCGCCTGGCACATCACATGGGAGCTGAGAACCTGCCAGATGAATAGTTGTTGAAGATACAGCAAAATTTTCCCCAAAACCCTAAAGGCAGCCTGCCCACAGCGTGTGTCTCATCGTTTTGGCCAAGGGTGCCAGGCCCACTCCCCAGGCTCCCAAGAAGCAGAGTCAGGGAACCAGACAGCCTGGTTTATTGAGATGCACCAGCGCCCAAGGCCCAGCTCTCCTGCCTCCTGTGGGGAGGAGCCCTCTGGCCTCTCCCAGACCTTCCCATTCTGGGTGGCCAACGTCCTGCCCTCACTCTCAGCTAACAGTGAGGCACTGATGTTCTAGAGCCAAGACACAGGACAGGGAAGGGGCTCCGGGTGGCCCCTTGCCCCAGAATCTGAAAATGATTCAGGTTTCAGCTACCTGAACCTCTGTGGGGCCGAAATCCCAGAGGCAGGCGGCCACGCGGTGCCCAAGAACCTCCACGCCAggctgagggaggaggaaggTCCAGTTCCTCCTTGCCCTGGAGGGCCTGGCACCTGCCCCTGACAAAGCAgggaataatattaaatataaataatttatacaaaatGGCTCGTACAAAAAGCTGCGGGGTAGGGGAGGAGGTGCCTCCGTGAGAGGCTGAGATGACtggaaggggggggagggggagagatgcCTCCACCTCTCCTAGTCCCTAAAACAGAGCCCTCCAGCCACCCAAGGCATGGAGGGGGCTCTGGCAGGCAGGCGAGGGCAGAGCAGGGCCAAGGGGCTCAGGGGGCCAGGCTGGTGAGCAGGGTGGTAAATTGCAGGGCCCGCCCTGCCAGCTCCGCCACACACTGCACCATCTCTTGGGCCGCAGGGCCGGATGGGTAGCCCAGGGCGGCCCCCTTGACGGCCAGCACCGTGGCCCGCAATGCCTGGCCCAGCGCTGTGCCTGCAGCTCCGACCTGTGTTCGCAGAGGAGTGGAGACTGCCAGGCGGCCCAGGGTGTCCCCAACAAACACCAGGCGGTGAGCGGCCACCAGCACCTGCTTGCCGTGGGGCACGAAGAGGCGCGGGGGCTGGTTGGCCCGGGTGCTGGACATCAGGGCCGCCACGGCTGCCTGCAGTGTTGAGTAGTGGCCCTGGCACTGCCCGGCGTAGAAGTGCAGGAGCTGTAGATCTCCGGCGGGAAGAACTAGTGGCTCCCCTGGGGACGGGGCCTCCTGAGGGCGAGAAGAGTGGTCAGTGGGATTGCTCGCGTTACTGCagcttttgttgtcatttcctttctccttccctccctttgttcctcattccttcctttcttcctgagcTCAATTCCTTTAGATCGTACCTCTGCCCGTCAGACAATTTAGATTCTCATGGCGAGTGGCAGGAAGGTGCCCAGAATTGATGTCAGATAAATCTGGATACAAACAACCTCAAAAACAAGTCTCTGAACTTCATTGTTTCCTTGTCTCTAAAATGGGGAGCCTAGGACTGTCCAATGTAAACATAAGGCGAACCACCcatgtaatttcaaattttctagtagccacattaagaaaagtacaaagaaattgGTACATATTTTCTAACTCCACATATTAAAAATGTTGTAATTTCAACACTGTAATCAATATGAAAATTATTGAGATtgtttttcatactaagtctgcAAAATCTGGtgtgcattttatatttacagtacATTTCAGTTTGGACCGGTCACATTTGGAGGGATCGGTAGCcgcatgtggctggtggctaccagaTTGGATAGTGCAGCTCTCGTCTCTGCCTCCTAAGGCTGCAGTGAAGATTAGTTGATACGATATATAGAAAGGGCTGAGAACAGAGAATTGCACGCTGCAAGCACTATATGAGTGCTAACTATGGCTGTGATCAGTGCTGACGCACGCGATGTGCtgagcacagggtctggcacttGGTACAAACCTGACAAATGGTAGCTATTGTGATTAGGACCATTCTAGATCAGGTCGAGGAGACCATCTCACTTtcccaaggcccagagagattagCTGGCGGCTTCAGAGCCCCCGGCTTcttagtggtggagctgggattagGAGCCGGGTCTCTTAGGAACCCAGGAATTCACAGTTGGAAGGGGCCTCAGAAGTCACCCGGCCCAGCAACTCTTCTGCTCCCCTGACTGCTTGGTTTTCTGACTCTTCTCCAACacattctttcctctctttccaaaTCCCTGATATCCTTTTCTAAGTTCCAGCTCCTTCCTGAATTCTAACTCCTCTCTACTCCAACTGTCGTGTTTCACTGAACTCTTACCCCCATCCTAAATCGATTTCCCTTGATGCTCAAGTTAAGAATACCCCTTCTTCCAagttcctgctcctcctcccccccatcccccttctCTAGCACCACCCCCATGGGGTTACCTGCTGCTCTGGTGGCCCCCTCTCCAGCAGCTCAGGATCCCCTGGGGAGGCCTTATCCTGGGCCCTGGCTCCCTGAGCTTTATCCATGCCCTGCAGGAGGGGATGAGGGTCTCAGTGCAGGGGTGGGAGAGCAGGCTGAGGTCTAGCCTCCATGGTCTTCCtgttcctccccactcccacgtCCTCCCGAAGGTCTCTCCTGCCATCAGGTCTGCAACCCGTTGACTCTAGGTCCGGGAGAGCTCTGGTGGCAGGTCAGAGGTCTCAGGGACCCCAGGCTGGGTTTAGGGGGAGGAATGCGGCACCGATACAAGTGACGTGGCCAAGTACTGGGGCCCAGGCCATAGGGTGCAGGGCCAgtggaggggaagaagggaagggaggaagccaGGGTCTGCATCTGGGGCCTCAGGCCTCCTTgctcctctccccatccctggcTCTCCTGGAGCCATTTATGGGGGGGTCTGGCTGGAGGCGAGCTCACCTTCAGGTGGACGTAGTCATACTCCTCGGCCATCGGGATGCCCTCATACTCATTGTGGTGTCCTTCTTGATGGTCCTCCACCTCCCCGATCTCTGGATCCCCCTCGACCTTGGGGCCCCCGTAGCCCggcaggcggggtgggggtgggggcagaggccgGTCCTGGATGCTACCCTTCCGGcctggagcaggagagggagccggggaagggctgggggccTCCGGAACAGGCAGGGCTGGCAGAGGGCGGCGGGACAGACTCTCAGCTGAGGGCAAGCGGGGCCTGTGTGCGGGTGGGGGGCTTCTGGCCAGAAGCAGGGCCAGGGCGTCCAGGTCATTGGAAGCCGAGGCTGCCAGGGGCTCTGGAGAAGGGGGAGTCTCCGGCCCCAGCAGGGGGACGTCGTAGATGCCCTCGTCAGTGCCCCTGCTTTCCCCATCTGCCAGCAGTTCCTCTGGTGCTTCGTACAGATTGAGCAGGGCGGATGCTCGTTTCAGGTTGGAGGGGGCAGCGTAGAGGGGGGGCCCTGGC is a window encoding:
- the EFS gene encoding embryonal Fyn-associated substrate isoform X1, which codes for MAIATSAQLARALYDNTAESPQELSFRRGDVLRVLQREGAGGLDGWCLCSLHGQQGIVPANRVKLLPTGPAPKPGLSQVPPAQPGSPHPAPEHGNEDQEVYVVPPPARPCPTSGPLAGPCPPSPDPIYKVPRGSGTQQAAPGDALEVRARGLCVYDVPPTALRVPSNGPYDSPASFSRPLAWVVPQSPGEDEAPYDVPLAPKPQSDLEPDLDWEGGREPGPPLYAAPSNLKRASALLNLYEAPEELLADGESRGTDEGIYDVPLLGPETPPSPEPLAASASNDLDALALLLARSPPPAHRPRLPSAESLSRRPLPALPVPEAPSPSPAPSPAPGRKGSIQDRPLPPPPPRLPGYGGPKVEGDPEIGEVEDHQEGHHNEYEGIPMAEEYDYVHLKGMDKAQGARAQDKASPGDPELLERGPPEQQEAPSPGEPLVLPAGDLQLLHFYAGQCQGHYSTLQAAVAALMSSTRANQPPRLFVPHGKQVLVAAHRLVFVGDTLGRLAVSTPLRTQVGAAGTALGQALRATVLAVKGAALGYPSGPAAQEMVQCVAELAGRALQFTTLLTSLAP
- the EFS gene encoding embryonal Fyn-associated substrate isoform X4 — translated: MAIATSVYVVPPPARPCPTSGPLAGPCPPSPDPIYKVPRGSGTQQAAPGDALEVRARGLCVYDVPPTALRVPSNGPYDSPASFSRPLAWVVPQSPGEDEAPYDVPLAPKPQSDLEPDLDWEGGREPGPPLYAAPSNLKRASALLNLYEAPEELLADGESRGTDEGIYDVPLLGPETPPSPEPLAASASNDLDALALLLARSPPPAHRPRLPSAESLSRRPLPALPVPEAPSPSPAPSPAPGRKGSIQDRPLPPPPPRLPGYGGPKVEGDPEIGEVEDHQEGHHNEYEGIPMAEEYDYVHLKGMDKAQGARAQDKASPGDPELLERGPPEQQEAPSPGEPLVLPAGDLQLLHFYAGQCQGHYSTLQAAVAALMSSTRANQPPRLFVPHGKQVLVAAHRLVFVGDTLGRLAVSTPLRTQVGAAGTALGQALRATVLAVKGAALGYPSGPAAQEMVQCVAELAGRALQFTTLLTSLAP
- the EFS gene encoding embryonal Fyn-associated substrate isoform X3, whose amino-acid sequence is MAIATSAQLARALYDNTAESPQELSFRRGDVLRVLQREGAGGLDGWCLCSLHGQQGIVPANRVKLLPTGPAPKPGLSQVPPAQPGSPHPAPEHGNEDQEVYVVPPPARPCPTSGPLAGPCPPSPDPIYKVPRGSGTQQAAPGDALEVRARGLCVYDVPPTALRVPSNGPYDSPASFSRPLAWVVPQSPGEDEAPYDVPLAPKPQSDLEPDLDWEGGREPGPPLYAAPSNLKRASALLNLYEAPEELLADGESRGTDEGIYDVPLLGPETPPSPEPLAASASNDLDALALLLARSPPPAHRPRLPSAESLSRRPLPALPVPEAPSPSPAPSPAPGRKGSIQDRPLPPPPPRLPGYGGPKVEGDPEIGEVEDHQEGHHNEYEGIPMAEEYDYVHLKEAPSPGEPLVLPAGDLQLLHFYAGQCQGHYSTLQAAVAALMSSTRANQPPRLFVPHGKQVLVAAHRLVFVGDTLGRLAVSTPLRTQVGAAGTALGQALRATVLAVKGAALGYPSGPAAQEMVQCVAELAGRALQFTTLLTSLAP
- the EFS gene encoding embryonal Fyn-associated substrate isoform X6, which gives rise to MAIATSVYVVPPPARPCPTSGPLAGPCPPSPDPIYKVPRGSGTQQAAPGDALEVYDVPPTALRVPSNGPYDSPASFSRPLAWVVPQSPGEDEAPYDVPLAPKPQSDLEPDLDWEGGREPGPPLYAAPSNLKRASALLNLYEAPEELLADGESRGTDEGIYDVPLLGPETPPSPEPLAASASNDLDALALLLARSPPPAHRPRLPSAESLSRRPLPALPVPEAPSPSPAPSPAPGRKGSIQDRPLPPPPPRLPGYGGPKVEGDPEIGEVEDHQEGHHNEYEGIPMAEEYDYVHLKEAPSPGEPLVLPAGDLQLLHFYAGQCQGHYSTLQAAVAALMSSTRANQPPRLFVPHGKQVLVAAHRLVFVGDTLGRLAVSTPLRTQVGAAGTALGQALRATVLAVKGAALGYPSGPAAQEMVQCVAELAGRALQFTTLLTSLAP
- the EFS gene encoding embryonal Fyn-associated substrate isoform X2, which gives rise to MAIATSAQLARALYDNTAESPQELSFRRGDVLRVLQREGAGGLDGWCLCSLHGQQGIVPANRVKLLPTGPAPKPGLSQVPPAQPGSPHPAPEHGNEDQEVYVVPPPARPCPTSGPLAGPCPPSPDPIYKVPRGSGTQQAAPGDALEVYDVPPTALRVPSNGPYDSPASFSRPLAWVVPQSPGEDEAPYDVPLAPKPQSDLEPDLDWEGGREPGPPLYAAPSNLKRASALLNLYEAPEELLADGESRGTDEGIYDVPLLGPETPPSPEPLAASASNDLDALALLLARSPPPAHRPRLPSAESLSRRPLPALPVPEAPSPSPAPSPAPGRKGSIQDRPLPPPPPRLPGYGGPKVEGDPEIGEVEDHQEGHHNEYEGIPMAEEYDYVHLKGMDKAQGARAQDKASPGDPELLERGPPEQQEAPSPGEPLVLPAGDLQLLHFYAGQCQGHYSTLQAAVAALMSSTRANQPPRLFVPHGKQVLVAAHRLVFVGDTLGRLAVSTPLRTQVGAAGTALGQALRATVLAVKGAALGYPSGPAAQEMVQCVAELAGRALQFTTLLTSLAP
- the EFS gene encoding embryonal Fyn-associated substrate isoform X5, whose product is MAIATSVYVVPPPARPCPTSGPLAGPCPPSPDPIYKVPRGSGTQQAAPGDALEVYDVPPTALRVPSNGPYDSPASFSRPLAWVVPQSPGEDEAPYDVPLAPKPQSDLEPDLDWEGGREPGPPLYAAPSNLKRASALLNLYEAPEELLADGESRGTDEGIYDVPLLGPETPPSPEPLAASASNDLDALALLLARSPPPAHRPRLPSAESLSRRPLPALPVPEAPSPSPAPSPAPGRKGSIQDRPLPPPPPRLPGYGGPKVEGDPEIGEVEDHQEGHHNEYEGIPMAEEYDYVHLKGMDKAQGARAQDKASPGDPELLERGPPEQQEAPSPGEPLVLPAGDLQLLHFYAGQCQGHYSTLQAAVAALMSSTRANQPPRLFVPHGKQVLVAAHRLVFVGDTLGRLAVSTPLRTQVGAAGTALGQALRATVLAVKGAALGYPSGPAAQEMVQCVAELAGRALQFTTLLTSLAP